The Apium graveolens cultivar Ventura chromosome 11, ASM990537v1, whole genome shotgun sequence genome has a window encoding:
- the LOC141696930 gene encoding xanthotoxol synthase-like — protein MDPVVIFLILSFPIVYLFCYHNKRVDGLSAPPGPRGLPFIGNFYPIYKSTCAHEYISNLSKRYGSLMTLRLGSVPVLIVSSPKMAQEVLKTQDLVYCSRAEMTGTKKLSYNGRDMAFAPYNDHWRHVRKLCTLELFTQKRAQLNFRPVREDEVARMIGRFAEAAAASEHVNGFEYFSNYATSIISRVAFGKRYDEDTLGKEKFKRMVADIETMFAAFFVSDFFPMFGWIDRLSGLKAILDRNFKEMDMFYQELIDEHSRPVRPKSSTEDLIDVMLKNKSSTFTEDSMKAILLNIFSGGIGTTGSALVFSMTALMRNPRVMKKAQEEIRRVIGKKGIVNEDDIQNLPYLRLVVKETLRLYPPGPLLIPRVTMGTSILGEDEDHMYMIKPNTIVYVNTWGIGRDPKIWKNPLEFEPERFLERPDYNYAGTQFEYLPFGAGRRICVGIIIGQSNVELGLANLLYSFDWEPPIGMKFEDIDDQPTNGLTLAKKNPLYIRPKLHVRP, from the exons ATGGATCCTGTAGTAATCTTTCTTATTCTTTCTTTTCCAATTGTATATCTCTTCTGTTACCACAATAAAAGAGTTGATGGTCTTTCTGCACCTCCCGGTCCACGAGGCCTTCCTTTCATCGGAAACTTTTATCCAATATATAAATCTACATGCGCTCACGAGTATATCTCGAACCTATCGAAACGATATGGATCTCTCATGACTTTACGCCTGGGCTCAGTCCCAGTACTTATTGTTTCATCACCAAAAATGGCGCAAGAAGTGTTGAAAACTCAAGATCTTGTCTATTGTAGCAGGGCTGAAATGACTGGTACGAAAAAATTGTCGTATAATGGACGAGATATGGCGTTTGCTCCGTATAATGACCACTGGAGGCATGTGAGAAAGTTGTGTACACTCGAATTATTCACTCAAAAAAGAGCTCAGCTTAATTTTCGTCCGGTTCGTGAAGATGAGGTTGCTCGGATGATTGGCCGATTTGCGGAGGCAGCTGCTGCTTCAGAACATGTGAACGGCTTTGAATATTTTTCGAATTATGCAACTTCGATTATTTCTAGAGTTGCATTTGGGAAGAGGTATGATGAAGACACTTTAGGAAAAGAGAAATTCAAAAGAATGGTGGCCGATATTGAAACCATGTTTGCTGCATTTTTTGTTTCGGATTTCTTTCCTATGTTCGGCTGGATTGATAGACTCAGTGGTTTAAAGGCTATACTTGATAGGAATTTCAAAGAGATGGATATGTTCTACCAAGAACTTATTGATGAACACTCCAGGCCTGTCAGACCCAAGTCTTCGACAGAGGATCTCATTGATGTCATGTTAAAAAACAAAAGCTCTACTTTTACAGAAGATAGCATGAAAGCAATTCTTTTG AATATATTCAGTGGAGGAATTGGTACGACCGGGAGTGCCTTGGTTTTTTCAATGACAGCATTAATGCGTAACCCAAGAGTCATGAAGAAAGCTCAGGAAGAGATTCGAAGGGTGATCGGAAAGAAAGGAATTGTCAACGAAGATGATATTCAAAATCTTCCTTACTTGAGACTAGTTGTGAAGGAGACATTGCGATTATATCCTCCAGGTCCACTACTAATTCCCCGAGTAACAATGGGAACCTCTATCCTTGGTGAAGATGAAGATCATATGTACATGATCAAACCTAACACCATAGTTTATGTAAACACGTGGGGAATTGGAAGAGACccgaaaatttggaaaaatcccCTAGAGTTTGAGCCTGAAAGGTTTTTGGAAAGACCTGATTATAATTATGCAGGAACGCAATTTGAGTATCTACCATTCGGTGCTGGAAGGAGAATTTGTGTCGGAATTATCATAGGACAGTCGAATGTGGAGCTTGGACTTGCTAATCTTCTTTACAGTTTCGACTGGGAACCACCTATTGGGATGAAATTCGAGGACATTGACGATCAGCCTACGAATGGTTTAACTTTGGCCAAAAAGAATCCACTGTACATTCGACCCAAATTACATGTACGTCCATGA